In one Platichthys flesus chromosome 3, fPlaFle2.1, whole genome shotgun sequence genomic region, the following are encoded:
- the LOC133933734 gene encoding protein prune homolog 2-like gives MGEICYFSTFRLRICFELEDSSSWSLSGELEALENLQVYHIPINTSSSHGTPPLLEEEIQTILKDFVDRRSSVLACHPSSRTSSTEGVAGSVEFSQGSSGINDMDASDIERAEGGSADVVAIARVMADGEEDTGGVGISACSELVSPDSGLTTIRSSRSSKESSVFLSDDSPVGEVIAGGGPAAGSGGLLLRNPSPLGLLSLSPPVPLERRKQRCGKNKTDNFDLFSFDPLHSSDPSLSAGVELSNSEVRGDGGLKGLAGVSNLSELEELSFLDFSSDSRHSSIDHHGQIHGNEMIDTVVPPTPVNSLAGSCPPNSCAIRFFPEDVAERINGLQRKDSMSSSLSETWDELCFDTQGALSSSDNNASTRTKEYESPPNIVEDVGLKESIAERESKEEILKNLHQRPKSLQPQLSLVGGQTDSNENWNTDAVLKELWNPVTLADLQLTPPEEEGTRKWKAGFIGAKTKTTSVSRKRAILNTLTPDTSKEEDEGVHGKKDDRKMELLDFWTYSAEKGFLKSDSGTTTSYPDSLDMWNMTIRDDSLSPLTTPDNLSENSGSFCGVNRSVVGGSSTESPPGVCDGGMEMWNTTIQEDSSSTVTSPEGPDNGKELMGSPDASDSPETRAGKESEEEKNIETGSHEASQDGYSLVLRRHQDVSSQPTNENAAYQWTGSHDGTQGQTQYGYNYHHVDQRTEIQTMHSTCVETKSNSQLNTTAVYTEFTTDPAAIPCGSDQTESYYKAGVSAEYTPDDSKFHYLAKNQYGDDFSQLQCPQYQSDGQCHYEMDHAQYQLEEQPFYQSDVQPEREDHARYVPEGYVHSLLSRHSPQRDGATGMMMKMASSEEAAEELDKGEDPASSADVSGSSNQRRKLAAPPLNVSLDHSEGSLLSEDALDTEDEALDTGDDLDINIDELDTPDEAESLEMTRHGDSEESNLAAGVASSYVTAGHSSAEGSRESRLWRSVVIGEQEHRIDMKSIELYKRVISHGGYYAEQNAIIVFAACFLPDSDCDNYSYVMENLFLYVISTLELMVAEDYIIVYLNGATPRRRMPGFSWMKKCYQMIDRRLKKNLKMFIIVHPSWFIRSMLGITRPFISSKFSSKIKYVNSLRELGEIIPTEYVHIPPSIIKYDEESGKQWFARKRLDTDLQESAAKADKKGNSAV, from the exons ATGGGGGAAATATGCTATTTCTCTACGTTCAGATTACGG ATCTGCTTTGAGTTGGAAGACTCCTCCAGCTGGTCTCTTTCTGGTGAACTGGAGGCTCTGGAGAATCTCCAGGTTTACCACATCCCTATAAACACCTCCTCGTCCCATGGTACTCCTcctctgctggaggaggaaatCCAGACCATCCTCAAGGACTTTGTGGACCGACGCAGCTCTGTATTGGCTTGCCATCCCAGCAGTCGGACCTCTTCCACGGAGGGAGTAGCAGGCAGTGTGGAGTTCTCCCAGGGATCATCTGGTATCAATGACATGGATGCCTCTGACATAGAGAGGGCAGAGGGAGGCAGTGCAGATGTGGTGGCAATAGCAAG GGTGATGGCAGATGgtgaggaggacacaggaggTGTAGGAATCAGTGCTTGTAGCGAGCTAGTGAGCCCTGACAGCGGTTTGACCACTATCCGCAGCAGCCGCTCCTCCAAAGAGAGTTCAGTGTTCCTTAGTGATGACAGTCCAGTCGGTGAGGTTATAGCAGGAGGTGGTCCAGCAGCTGGGTCAGGAGGACTGCTACTGAGAAACCCCTCTCCCCTGGGGTTGTTGTCGCTCTCCCCTCCTGTCCCACttgagaggaggaagcagcgCTGTGGCAAAAATAAGACTGACAACTTTGACCTCTTTAGTTTTGACCCACTACACAGCAGTGACCCCTCTTTGTCAGCAGGAGTGGAACTGTCCAATTCTGAAGTAAGAGGAGATGGGGGATTAAAAGGACTAGCAGGGGTCTCCAACTTATCTGAACTTGAAGAACTGAGTTTCCTGGATTTCTCTAGTGATAGTAGACATTCTTCAATTGACCACCATGGTCAAATCCATGGGAATGAGATGATTGACACTGTGGTTCCTCCAACCCCAGTCAACAGCCTGGCTGGTAGCTGCCCACCCAACAGTTGCGCGATCAGGTTCTTCCCAGAAGATGTAGCTGAAAGGATTAATGGCCTACAGCGGAAGGACAGTATGTCATCGTCCTTGTCAGAGACCTGGGATGAACTTTGCTTTGACACACAAGGAGCACTGTCCTCAAGTGATAATAATGCCTCGACTAGGACCAAGGAATACGAGAGCCCACCGAATATTGTAGAGGACGTTGGACTTAAAGAGTCGATCGCTGAAAGAGAAAGCAAGGAGGAAATCTTAAAGAATCTCCACCAGAGGCCAAAGAGCCTTCAACCTCAGCTTAGTCTGGTCGGTGGGCAGACCGACTCAAATGAGAACTGGAACACAGATGCTGTACTGAAGGAACTGTGGAACCCTGTTACCTTGGCTGATCTGCAATTGACaccaccagaggaggagggaactaGAAAATGGAAAGCTGGTTTTATTGGAGCGAAAACAAAGACAACTTCTGTGTCAAGAAAGAGAGCAATCCTAAATACTTTAACACCAGACACATctaaagaagaagatgaaggagtcCATGGTAAAAAGGACGACAGAAAGATGGAGTTGTTAGACTTCTGGACTTACTCTGCTGAAAAGGGATTTCTTAAATCTGATAGTGGAACCACCACGTCTTACCCCGATTCACTTGATATGTGGAATATGACAATCCGGGATGACAGTCTATCACCTCTCACAACCCCTGACAACCTGTCTGAAAACTCTGGTTCTTTCTGTGGGGTGAACCGTAGTGTTGTGGGTGGTTCATCCACGGAAAGTCCACCAGGAGTCTGTGATGGTGGAATGGAGATGTGGAACACCACCATACAGGAAGACAGCTCTTCCACTGTAACAAGCCCCGAAGGACCTGACAATGGAAAGGAACTCATGGGATCACCGGATGCCAGTGATTCTCCAGAGACTCGTGCAGGAAAagagtcagaagaagaaaaaaacatagag ACTGGAAGCCACGAAGCATCTCAAGATGGCTACTCACTTGTTTTAAG AAGACATCAAGATGTGTCATCCCAGCCAACCAATGAAAATGCTGCATATCAGTGGACAGGAAGTCACGATGGGACTCAGGGTCAGACCCAGTATGGCTACAACTACCATCATGTTGACCAAAGAACTGAAATCCAGACTATGCACTCAACCTGCGTAGAAACCAAATCTAACAGCCAGTTAAACACCACAGCTGTCTACACTGAGTTTACAACTGATCCAGCAGCTATTCCATGTGGGTCTGACCAGACTGAGAGCTACTATAAAGCTGGGGTTAGCGCTGAGTACACCCCGGATGATTCCAAGTTTCATTACTTGGCTAAAAACCAGTATGGAGATGACTTCTCTCAACTTCAGTGCCCTCAATATCAAAGTGATGGCCAATGTCATTATGAGATGGACCATGCTCAATACCAGTTGGAAGAACAGCCATTCTACCAATCAGACGTCCAACCCGAGAGGGAAGATCATGCACGGTACGTGCCGGAGGGATACGTTCACTCTCTACTGTCAAG ACACTCCCCACAGAGGGACGGGGCAAcagggatgatgatgaagatggctTCCAGTGAGGAAGCTGCTGAGGAGCTGGATAAAGGAGAAG ACCCAGCCTCCTCGGCAGATGTGTCAGGCAGCTCTAATCAAAGGCGAAAGTTGGCCGCGCCGCCATTGAACGTGTCGCTGGACCACAGTGAGGGGTCCCTTCTCTCAGAGGACGCTCTGGACACAGAGGACGAGGCCTTGGATACTGGAGACGACCTGGACATCAACATTGATGAGCTGGACACCCCTGACGAGGCAGAATCACTGGAGATGACCAGACATG GGGACTCAGAAGAGTCTAATCTGGCTGCAGGAGTAGCTTCAAGTTACGTCACCGCAGGGCACAGTTCAGCCGAGGGGAGCAGGGAAAGCCGACTGTGGAGGAGCGTGGTGATTGGAGAGCAGGAGCATCGCATTGATATGAAAAGCATCGAGCTGTACAAAAGAGTCATTTCTCATGGAG GTTATTACGCGGAACAGAATGCCATCATTGTGTTCGCAGCATGTTTCCTTCCAGACAGCGACTGTGACAATTACAGTTATGTCATGGAAAACCTTTTTCT gtATGTGATAAGTACATTGGAACTAATGGTGGCAGAGGATTACATCATTGTTTATCTGAACGGCGCCACACCTCGCAGGAGGATGCCCGGTTTTAGCTGGATGAAAAAGTGTTACCAAATGATAGACAGGAG ACTAAAGAAAAACCTCAAGATGTTCATCATTGTTCATCCTTCCTGGTTCATACGGAGTATGCTGGGAATAACCAGACCCTTCATCAG ctCCAAGTTCAGCAGTAAGATCAAGTATGTGAATAGTCTGCGGGAGCTTGGAGAAATCATCCCAACCGAGTACGTTCACATTCCACCCAGCATTATCAA GTATGACGAGGAGAGTGGTAAACAATGGTTCGCACGCAAGAG ATTGGATACAGATTTGCAGGAATCAGCAGCTAA AGCCGACAAGAAGGGGAACTCGGCCGTTTGA
- the LOC133944370 gene encoding beta-1,3-galactosyl-O-glycosyl-glycoprotein beta-1,6-N-acetylglucosaminyltransferase-like isoform X1 — MRLLKRRRFLLLLKLTIALGSLWILSLLTCSEPGLNPSSVLRYSWLEYTDSDDSPEKVCNCSAILQGEREALEQAILLTINKDFHKMVHIPDEHYMNATEDCSAFKLRRKYLTSPLSQEEEDFPLAYSMVVHHKVQNFERLLRAIYAPQNIYCVHVDKKAESSVLFAIWAITDCFPNIFLVSQPVDVVYAAWSRVQADLNCMADLYNSSTQWKYIINLCGQDFPLKTNLEIVRTLRSLRGGNSLESEEMPAGKVWRVRNAHKVIDGRIQDTGKANEPPPFNITIMSGNAYFVVSRGFIRSVLEDRRVLALMDWAKDTYSPDEMFWATIQRMPGVPGSTRSHRKYDMSDANAIARLVKWQWHEGSQDSPDAVYPECQGSHVRAICVNAAGDLKWMLKQHHLFANKFDIDTEPVAVYCLEKYLRKRALSGLQ, encoded by the exons ATGAGGCTACTGAAACGACGCAGATTTCTACTGCTCCTGAAGCTCACCATTGCACTGGGATCACTATGGATCCTCTCCCTACTAACATGCAGTGAACCAGGCTTGAATCCCAGCTCAGTTCTCAGGTACAGCTGGTTGGAGTATACAGACTCTGATGACAGCCCAGAGAAAGTGTGTAACTGCTCAGCTatcctgcagggagagagggaggcactGGAGCAGGCCATATTACTGACCATCAACAAAGACTTCCACAAGATGGTTCACATCCCTGATGAACATTACATGAATGCAACCGAAGACTGCAG tgcaTTCAAATTAAGAAGAAAATACTTAACATCTCCGTTGAGCCAGGAAGAAGAGGACTTCCCCCTGGCATACTCTATGGTTGTGCATCATAAG GTGCAGAACTTTGAGCGCCTGCTGCGAGCCATCTACGCAcctcaaaatatatattgtgtcCATGTGGACAAAAAGGCAGAATCCTCTGTCCTTTTTGCCATCTGGGCAATTACTGACTGCTTCCCGAACATCTTCTTGGTCAGTCAGCCTGTTGATGTGGTCTATGCGGCCTGGTCACGTGTCCAGGCTGACCTTAACTGTATGGCGGATCTCtataacagcagcacacaaTGGAAATACATCATCAACCTTTGTGGCCAAGATTTCCCTCTGAAAACCAACTTGGAGATTGTAAGGACACTGCGTTCACTGAGGGGCGGGAACAGCTTAGAGTCAGAAGAAATGCCTGCAGGAAAGGTGTGGAGAGTGAGAAATGCACACAAAGTAATAGATGGAAGAATCCAG GATACAGGGAAGGCAAATGAGCCTCCTCCCTTCAACATCACCATAATGTCTGGAAATGCCTACTTTGTGGTGAGCCGGGGCTTCATCCGCAGTGTGTTGGAGGACCGCCGAGTGCTGGCACTGATGGATTGGGCCAAAGACACCTACAGTCCTGATGAAATGTTCTGGGCAACCATTCAGAGAATGCCCGGAGTTCCTGGCTCAACACGGTCCCACAGGAAATATGACATGTCAGACGCTAATGCCATCGCTCGCCTGGTGAAGTGGCAGTGGCACGAGGGGTCGCAGGATTCACCAGACGCGGTGTACCCAGAGTGTCAAGGCAGCCATGTCAGGGCAATATGCGTAAATGCTGCTGGAGACTTAAAGTGGATGCTCAAGCAGCATCACCTCTTTGCCAACAAGTTTGACATAGACACAGAGCCCGTTGCTGTCTACTGTTTGGAGAAATATCTAAGAAAAAGGGCACTGTCTGGTCTACAATAG
- the LOC133950818 gene encoding protein prune homolog 2-like: MEEYLRRVHSRLGAGASEAPVHAVLGGPRPDVDTVAATLCLALHLSQKEASGGLCLPVLCGRRCNAVLPEDTVKYLQRVNICESLLLWRDDVDLVTLHYTGKLSLTLLRDGLLDSSEYLALESDVLRVVLRDGQQDSGDDGASFAVTTVAREIRQEAAEHIGAALGKTLGEALRLQNEALQIKHGRHSPQLEELWRSLEQPSEVTAAQSDLEQLLTTELKEFSDGEMTVALTSLTTDQEHWHSYVAGLKSFSQRLGLDSLVVLLSSNDTVHHLCQQVAVYSNDTDILSQVIQP; this comes from the exons gcAGGTGCATCAGAGGCTCCCGTCCATGCTGTCTTAGGTGGGCCGAGGCCAGATGTTGACACTGTGGCCGCAACACTGTGCTTAGCCCTGCACCTCAGCCAG AAGGAAGCGTCAGGCGgactgtgtctgcctgtgttgtGCGGCCGGCGGTGTAATGCCGTGCTGCCCGAGGACACAGTGAAGTATCTGCAGAGGGTGAACATTTGTGAGAGTTTGCTACTGTGGAGAGACGATGTGGACCTGGTGACGCTTCATTACACCGGAAAACTCTCACTCACTCTGCTGAGGGATGGCCTTCTAGatag ctctgAGTACCTCGCTCTGGAGTCAGACGTCCTGCGTGTGGTCCTGCGCGACGGGCAGCAGGACTCAGGGGATGATGGGGCATCGTTCGCGGTGACAACGGTCGCCAGGGAGATTCGTCAAGAGGCAGCGGAGCACATCGGAGCAGCGCTGGGGAAGACTCTTGGAG AGGCGCTGCGGCTGCAAAATGAAGCTCTGCAGATCAAACATGGCCGTCACTCAccacagctggaggagctctGGAGATCCTTGGAGCAGCCGAGTGAAGTCACCGCAGCTCAGTCGG ACTTGGAGCAGCTGTTGACTACAGAGCTGAAGGAGTTTTCTGATGGAGAGATGACCGTAGCACTGACTTCACTCACTACAGATCAGGAG cACTGGCATAGTTATGTGGCTGGGCTGAAATCCTTCAGTCAGCGCCTTGGCCTCGACAGTCTGGTGGTTCTCCTGTCCAGCAATGATACAGTTCATCATCTCTGCCAGCAGGTGGCTGTCTACTCAAACGACACAGATATCCTAAGCCAGGTAATTCAGCCTTGA
- the LOC133944370 gene encoding beta-1,3-galactosyl-O-glycosyl-glycoprotein beta-1,6-N-acetylglucosaminyltransferase-like isoform X2: protein MVHIPDEHYMNATEDCSAFKLRRKYLTSPLSQEEEDFPLAYSMVVHHKVQNFERLLRAIYAPQNIYCVHVDKKAESSVLFAIWAITDCFPNIFLVSQPVDVVYAAWSRVQADLNCMADLYNSSTQWKYIINLCGQDFPLKTNLEIVRTLRSLRGGNSLESEEMPAGKVWRVRNAHKVIDGRIQDTGKANEPPPFNITIMSGNAYFVVSRGFIRSVLEDRRVLALMDWAKDTYSPDEMFWATIQRMPGVPGSTRSHRKYDMSDANAIARLVKWQWHEGSQDSPDAVYPECQGSHVRAICVNAAGDLKWMLKQHHLFANKFDIDTEPVAVYCLEKYLRKRALSGLQ, encoded by the exons ATGGTTCACATCCCTGATGAACATTACATGAATGCAACCGAAGACTGCAG tgcaTTCAAATTAAGAAGAAAATACTTAACATCTCCGTTGAGCCAGGAAGAAGAGGACTTCCCCCTGGCATACTCTATGGTTGTGCATCATAAG GTGCAGAACTTTGAGCGCCTGCTGCGAGCCATCTACGCAcctcaaaatatatattgtgtcCATGTGGACAAAAAGGCAGAATCCTCTGTCCTTTTTGCCATCTGGGCAATTACTGACTGCTTCCCGAACATCTTCTTGGTCAGTCAGCCTGTTGATGTGGTCTATGCGGCCTGGTCACGTGTCCAGGCTGACCTTAACTGTATGGCGGATCTCtataacagcagcacacaaTGGAAATACATCATCAACCTTTGTGGCCAAGATTTCCCTCTGAAAACCAACTTGGAGATTGTAAGGACACTGCGTTCACTGAGGGGCGGGAACAGCTTAGAGTCAGAAGAAATGCCTGCAGGAAAGGTGTGGAGAGTGAGAAATGCACACAAAGTAATAGATGGAAGAATCCAG GATACAGGGAAGGCAAATGAGCCTCCTCCCTTCAACATCACCATAATGTCTGGAAATGCCTACTTTGTGGTGAGCCGGGGCTTCATCCGCAGTGTGTTGGAGGACCGCCGAGTGCTGGCACTGATGGATTGGGCCAAAGACACCTACAGTCCTGATGAAATGTTCTGGGCAACCATTCAGAGAATGCCCGGAGTTCCTGGCTCAACACGGTCCCACAGGAAATATGACATGTCAGACGCTAATGCCATCGCTCGCCTGGTGAAGTGGCAGTGGCACGAGGGGTCGCAGGATTCACCAGACGCGGTGTACCCAGAGTGTCAAGGCAGCCATGTCAGGGCAATATGCGTAAATGCTGCTGGAGACTTAAAGTGGATGCTCAAGCAGCATCACCTCTTTGCCAACAAGTTTGACATAGACACAGAGCCCGTTGCTGTCTACTGTTTGGAGAAATATCTAAGAAAAAGGGCACTGTCTGGTCTACAATAG